A genomic window from Populus nigra chromosome 7, ddPopNigr1.1, whole genome shotgun sequence includes:
- the LOC133699361 gene encoding uncharacterized protein LOC133699361, which translates to MEQERAPEETKDLFTKRIGSVARGNKWKQELKDGYNGKGDLCFKNREESKEIEERKETRRKSSSSNAGSRTSAVNDLSISSVPAAAATPGATPLSTTAASPPSQQQQQRQERSSSSNARSHTTVNDRSVSSIPAAAATPGEEQQQQRQEPHHCQRPQRLLHPSSSSNARRGAAAATPGAAPALPTTSSAAFFV; encoded by the exons atggagcaagaaagggccccagAAGAAACCAAAGACCTCTTCACCAAAAGGATAGGAAGTGTAGCGCGTGGAAATAAATGGAAACAGGAGCTCAAAGACGGCTACAATggaaagggggacctatgtttcaaaaatag GGAAGAGAGTAAGGAAATAGAAGAGAGGAAGGAAACCAGGAGgaagagcagcagcagcaacgcCGGGAGCCGCACCAGCGCTGTCAACGACCTCAGCATCTCCTCCgtcccagcagcagcagcaacgcCAGGAGCCACACCACTGTCAACGACCGCAGCGTCTCCTCCatcccagcagcagcagcaacgcCAGGAgaggagcagcagcagcaacgcCAGGAGCCACACCACTGTCAACGACCGCAGCGTCTCCTCCatcccagcagcagcagcaacgcCAGGAgaggagcagcagcagcaacgtCAGGAGCCACACCACTGTCAACGTCCGCAGCGTCTCCTCCatcccagcagcagcagcaatgcCAGGAgaggagcagcagcagcaacgcCAGGAGCCGCACCAGCACTGCCAACGACCTCATCAGCTGCCTTCTTCGTATAA
- the LOC133699170 gene encoding uncharacterized protein LOC133699170 encodes MDELHKIARAYYTTANEESKSQGKRFFNSIDHDGNRRITIQEYLPYMKRNGHTKMANRPFFDYLNESRTGKLEFMEVMTLFYIIKSGRKFCDGCDGLLKGTFFSCTDCFDLDDESFNLCSECFTESSYVHDHRHFLDNYIILENMKMTLAEKEQEIRKMKAAMANYQVQNAVASDAIVLYNQSRSSVFATVFQAFATAAATCSTCTIM; translated from the exons ATGGATGAGCTGCACAAGATTGCAAGGGCGTATTACACCACTGCCAATGAAGAGAGCAAATCGCAAGGTAAAAGATTTTTCAATAGCATAGATCATGACGGGAATAGACGAATAACCATTCAAGAGTACCTGCCATACATGAAGCGGAACGGTCACACAAAAATGGCGAATCGTCCCTTTTTCGACTATCTAAACGAAAGTAGAACTGGCAAACTAGAGTTTATGGAAGTGATGACTCTCTTCTACATAATTAAGAGTGGAAGAAAATTTTGTGATGGATGCGATGGGCTTCTAAAGGGAACGTTTTTCTCATGCACCGACTGCTTTGATCTTGATGATGAGTCCTTCAATCTTTGCAGTGAATGTTTTACTGAAAGCAGTTATGTCCACGACCACAGACATTTTTTGGATAACTATATTATTCTTGAAAACATGAAGATGACACTTGCAGAAAAGGAGCAGGAGATCAGGAAGATGAAAGCTGCAATGGCGAATTATCAG GTCCAAAATGCGGTTGCTAGCGATGCAATTGTCTTGTATAATCAAAGTCGATCAAGT GTCTTCGCGACTGTGTTTCAGGCATTTGCTACGGCGGCGGCAACGTGTTCTACCTGTACTATCATGTGA
- the LOC133700198 gene encoding uncharacterized protein LOC133700198 yields the protein MDDLHKIAKAYYTTANEESRLQGERFFKTMDHDGSRRISIQEYLAYMKRERHTKMANRPFFDYLNKSRTGELDFMEVMTLFYIIKSGRKICDGCGGLLKGTFFSCTDCFANDDESFNLCSKCFTGGKYVHPHKHFLDNYIILENMKVKLEEKEKKIKQMKAAKAKMEAALAKHQVDPSEQKGASNAIVLYNQRRRPSDLATVLQAVVAAAIAVSNCTIM from the exons ATGGATGATCTGCACAAGATTGCAAAGGCGTATTACACCACTGCCAATGAAGAGAGCAGATTGCAAGGtgaaagatttttcaaaacGATGGATCATGACGGGAGTAGACGAATAAGCATTCAAGAGTACCTGGCATACATGAAGCGGGAACGTCACACAAAAATGGCGAACCGTCCCTTTTTCGACTATCTAAACAAAAGCAGAACTGGCGAACTAGATTTCATGGAAGTGATGACTCTCTTCTACATAATTAAGAGTGGAAGAAAAATCTGTGATGGATGCGGTGGGCTTCTAAAGGGAACGTTTTTCTCATGCACCGACTGCTTTGCTAATGATGATGAGTCCTTCAATCTTTGCAGTAAATGTTTTACTGGGGGAAAATATGTCCACCCCCACAAACATTTTTTGGATAACTATATTATTCTTGAAAACATGAAGGTGAAGcttgaagaaaaggagaagaagatcaAGCAGATGAAAGCTGCAAAGGCGAAGATGGAAGCTGCACTGGCGAAACATCAG GTGGATCCTAGCGAGCAGAAGGGTGCTAGCAACGCAATTGTCTTGTATAATCAAAGGCGACGTCCAAGT GACCTCGCGACTGTGTTACAGGCAGTTGTTGCAGCGGCAATAGCGGTATCTAACTGTACCATCATGTGA